One genomic window of Glycine max cultivar Williams 82 chromosome 16, Glycine_max_v4.0, whole genome shotgun sequence includes the following:
- the LOC100800901 gene encoding vacuolar protein sorting-associated protein IST1, whose amino-acid sequence MAMFDSIFNKGFKAAKCKTLLKLTIPRIKLLRNRREIQLKNMRREIAKLLETGQEATARIRVEHIIREENMMAAQEIIELFCELIAVRLPIIESQRECPLDLKEAISSVCFAAPRCADLPELLQVQMLFAAKYGKEFLSAATELRPDCGVNRQLIELLSIRAPSPEKKLNLLKEIAVEHDLDWDPEASETEFFKKHEDLLNGPTQFVSGSKLPLPDEKHNEEIYSTHDTPNKEQADSDSDSDTLEFPEVPKVSVQPNANVATAPEMVTHLTMEPLDVDLDSPRHSGDFSDLKQEQVEDRSTVHKDEPHTSIGKMENKQYLPFISPPSVSSGSFFARHSDSPPSFSSTKSEGNVDLQDVLAAAHAAAETAERAAAAARNMASLAQVRINELTKKKSTEHVPDSSSSENPFYAGGGNESPTIEKHFTDQIPAGNSDALNRNNVEHHLDHHASPGSHSSSFPSFDTLKEDFASSLPNDHHVLNDKSSSHQPKRLPSMDDDTYFSYPNLFTSQNSNVGSQAHSDNSRSPHDL is encoded by the exons ATGGCCATGTTCGATTCCATCTTCAACAAAGGCTTTAAGGCTGCCAAATG TAAAACACTGCTGAAGTTGACAATTCCACGTATAAAGCTTCTAAGAAACAGAAGAGAGATTCAGTTGAAAAACATGCGGCGTGAGATTGCCAAGCTGCTTGAGACTGGCCAAGAAGCCACGGCTCGAATTAGG GTAGAACATATTATAAGAGAGGAGAACATGATGGCTGCTCAAGAAATCATTGAACTCTTTTGCGAACTTATTGCGGTCCGCCTTCCAATAATTGAATCTCAAAG GGAATGCCCCCTTGACTTGAAGGAAGCCATATCCAGTGTATGTTTTGCTGCACCAAGGTGTGCAGATTTGCCTGAGTTGTTGCAGGTTCAGATGCTATTTGCTGCCAAATATGGGAAGGAATTTTTATCTGCTGCAACTGAGCTCAGGCCAGACTGTGGTGTTAATCGCCAG TTAATAGAGCTGCTTTCAATTCGTGCTCCTTCACCAGAAAAGAAACTGAACCTTCTAAAAGAAATTGCTGTTGAGCATGATTTAGATTGGGATCCAGAAGCTTCAGAAACTGAGTTCTTTAAAAAGCATGAAGATTTATTG AATGGCCCCACCCAATTCGTTAGTGGATCTAAGTTGCCCCTTCCTGACGAAAAACACAATGAAGAGATATACTCCACTCATGATACACCCAATAAAGAACAAGctgattctgattctgattctgATACATTAGAATTTCCTGAAGTTCCTAAGGTATCAGTCCAGCCAAATGCAAATGTTGCCACAGCTCCAGAAATGGTTACACATTTGACTATGGAACCCCTTGATGTTGATCTTGATTCACCAAGACATTCTGGAGATTTTTCAGATCTGAAGCAGGAGCAAGTTGAAGATAGATCAACAGTTCACAAAGATGAACCTCACACTTCAATCGGCAAAATGGAGAATAAACAGTATTTGCCGTTCATCTCCCCTCCTTCTGTATCATCTGGATCGTTTTTTGCAAGACATAGTGACTCACCTCCCTCCTTCTCAAGCACAAAGTCGGAAGGCAATGTGGACTTACAGGATGTGTTGGCTGCCGCCCATGCTGCTGCTGAAACTGCTGAACGTGCAGCAGCGGCAGCTCGCAACATGGCCAGCCTCGCTCAAGTCCGAATTAATGAGCTGACGAAGAAGAAAAGTACTGAACATGTGCCCGACAGCAGCAGCTCTGAGAACCCATTTTATGCTGGTGGTGGTAATGAATCTCCAACAATAGAAAAGCATTTCACTGATCAAATTCCTGCAGGTAACTCTGATGCCCTTAATAGAAACAATGTTGAACATCACCTGGATCATCATGCTTCCCCAGGCTCTCATTCATCAAGTTTTCCTTCCTTTGACACGCTCAAGGAAGATTTTGCTTCTTCCCTACCCAATGATCATCATGTATTGAATGACAAGTCCTCGAGTCACCAGCCAAAGAGATTACCTTCAATGGATGATGACACATATTTCTCGTACCCCAACTTATTTACCTCTCAAAACTCTAATGTGGGATCTCAGGCTCATTCAGATAATAGCCGTTCCCCTCATGATCTGTGA